From Ochotona princeps isolate mOchPri1 chromosome X, mOchPri1.hap1, whole genome shotgun sequence, one genomic window encodes:
- the LOC101535090 gene encoding E3 SUMO-protein ligase ZBED1, which yields MKGLWSRRQALAKGAMESKAPEGSQADLKLVAHPRAKSKVWKYFGFDADADGCILQWKKISCRICMAQIAYSGNTSNLSYHLEKNHPEEFCELVKSNTEQMRGAFATAFSKLKPDSSSQQPLPQDGPTASVARYSHDSPKQQELTAAVARLISEGLYPASIVDEPSFQLLLHTADPRYQLPSRKYFTTQALPERYSAIREVILEEVARVSWCGICADMWHSPSQNRTYVTLAVHFLTVSTPPSSLSVRSWCLKTFEIPPEDAAEAMTRSLYETFIEWGLSNKLSGAATDRGQDITQACALLDIPVHVPCLGHAFHVAIQAALQLPRLSALLERCRKLLDYFQKVPAAVGMLVAKQKQLGMAAQHLLVSDRVGGWGRTLAMLQRLLEQQLAIAGVLGEDSGYHHLMLEPAEWATLEGLAELLRPFQQVGATLAASKLPAISMLKPLLHMLQSSTLRVRETDLKELGMAKEVIAQELACAYQEVPEVDQFLNVASFLDPRYKHLPFLSGPERQGVELRVAQELRALLDSAHNVDLRPPPQGGEEEEPPGKKKPPTPPPPPPPSLVVHSMLAEIFHPAGGEDEEQEWEAHVLEELSNFKAQKPLALSGDPLRWWSERLLLFPVLHRVVQKYWCVPATRMPPARLFGPVAQHTVSTKRNWLTPTHVDRQVFLYENACSAQAGVEEDQEDEEAEWRVGHEHVWRPADVVDSDFGGVTAGQW from the coding sequence ATGAAGGGACTGTGGTCCAGGCGGCAGGCCCTGGCCAAAGGCGCCATGGAGAGCAAAGCTCCGGAAGGTTCCCAGGCGGACCTGAAGCTGGTGGCCCATCCCCGCGCCAAGAGCAAGGTGTGGAAATACTTTGGCTTTGACGCCGACGCCGATGGATGCATCTTGCAGTGGAAGAAGATCTCCTGTCGGATCTGCATGGCCCAGATCGCCTACTCAGGCAACACCTCCAATCTCTCCTACCACCTGGAGAAGAACCACCCCGAGGAGTTCTGTGAGTTGGTCAAGAGTAACACGGAACAGATGCGGGGGGCCTTTGCCACTGCCTTCTCCAAGCTCAAGCCGGACTCGTCCTCCCAGCAGCCACTCCCTCAGGATGGGCCCACGGCCAGCGTGGCCAGATACAGCCACGACAGCCCCAAGCAGCAGGAGCTGACGGCGGCCGTGGCCCGGCTCATCTCTGAGGGGCTCTACCCGGCCTCCATTGTGGACGaacccagcttccagctcctCCTGCACACGGCTGACCCCAGGTACCAGCTGCCGAGCCGGAAGTACTTCACCACCCAGGCCCTGCCTGAGAGGTACAGTGCCATCCGGGAGGTcatcctggaggaggtggcacGGGTGTCATGGTGTGGCATCTGTGCAGATATGTGGCACAGCCCTAGCCAGAATCGCACCTACGTCACCCTGGCGGTGCACTTCCTCACCGTCAGCACCCCTCCAAGCTCCCTGTCGGTGAGGTCCTGGTGCTTAAAGACGTTCGAGATACCCCCAGAGGATGCAGCAGAAGCCATGACGAGGTCATTGTATGAAACCTTTATTGAGTGGGGTCTTAGCAACAAGCTCTCGGGGGCCGCCACGGATCGTGGCCAGGATATCACGCAGGCCTGTGCGTTGCTGGACATCCCCGTGCATGTGCCGTGCCTGGGCCACGCCTTCCACGTGGCCATCCAGGCGGCCCTGCAGCTGCCCCGGCTGTCGGCACTGCTGGAGAGGTGCCGCAAGCTGTTGGACTACTTTCAGAAGGTGCCCGCCGCCGTGGGCATGCTCGTGGCCAAGCAGAAGCAGCTGGGCATGgcggctcagcacctgctggtcaGCGACCGTGTGGGCGGCTGGGGCCGCACGCTGGCCATGCTGCAGCGCCTGCTGGAGCAGCAGTTGGCCATCGCAGGCGTGCTCGGGGAAGACAGTGGCTACCACCACCTGATGCTGGAGCCTGCCGAGTGGGCCACCCTGGAGGGGCTGGCTGAGTTGCTGCGGCCCTTTCAGCAAGTGGGTGCCACGCTGGCCGCCTCCAAGCTCCCCGCCATCAGCATGCTCAAGCCGCTGCTGCATATGCTGCAGAGCTCCACGCTGCGTGTCCGGGAGACGGACCTGAAGGAGTTGGGCATGGCCAAGGAGGTCATCGCCCAGGAGCTGGCCTGCGCGTACCAGGAGGTGCCTGAGGTGGACCAGTTCCTCAACGTGGCCAGCTTCCTGGACCCGCGCTACAAGCACCTGCCATTCCTGTCCGGCCCCGAGAGGCAAGGCGTGGAGCTGCGCGtggcacaggagctcagggcgctgctggactcggcccacaatgtGGACTTGAGGCCACCACCAcaggggggggaggaggaggagcccccGGGGAAGAAGAAGCCGCCCAcaccgccgccaccgccacccCCCAGCCTCGTGGTCCACAGCATGCTTGCTGAGATCTTCCACCCTGCAGGCGGCGAGGATGAGGAGCAGGAGTGGGAGGCCCACGTGCTGGAGGAGCTGAGCAACTTCAAGGCGCAGAAGCCCCTGGCGCTCAGTGGAGACCCCCTGCGCTGGTGGTCCGAGCGCCTCCTGCTCTTCCCTGTTCTGCACCGCGTGGTGCAGAAGTACTGGTGCGTGCCCGCCACGCGCATGCCCCCCGCGCGCCTCTTTGGCCCTGTGGCGCAGCACACGGTGAGCACCAAGAGGAACTGGCTGACCCCCACGCACGTGGACCGCCAGGTGTTCCTCTATGAGAACGCATGCAGTGCCCAGGCTGGAGTTGAGGAGGACCAGGAAGACGAGGAAGCAGAGTGGAGAGTGGGCCATGAGCATGTGTGGCGGCCGGCGGACGTGGTGGACAGCGACTTCGGGGGTGTCACTGCTGGACAATGGTGA